Proteins encoded together in one Thalassotalea crassostreae window:
- a CDS encoding anthranilate synthase component 1 has translation MSKHTTPIEQAKHGQVFTTVSSADYVQDPLALFKQLTAEQSNCLLLESAEIIDKKALKSLLLIDSALKIICDQQSVRLTALSNNGEAVITYLQQVFSEQQYQNLVVIEESSSSKLIIKFIKNDVQQDELSRLLSVNPMQVLRELQHMESDSDHPFSIFVGGTFAFDLIELAEQLPSVDNSENSCSDYVYYLAETLVIIDHQQQQTQLIANTFGGNNSSSNQQRLNQRLVALQEQCKNVVPMSAVNLSQQSEQAVNVNISDDEFCQQVETLKHHIRAGDIFQVVPSRTFSLDCNNAINAYQVLKQTNPSPYMFFVKDENFALFGASPESALKYTEESRQVELYPIAGTRPRGFRSDGSYSADLDGRIELELRNDEKEKAEHLMLVDLARNDIARVSKGGTRYVAELLKVDRYSHVMHLVSRVVGTLSEKLDALHAYQACMNMGTLSGAPKVKATSLIRSIEGKRRGSYGGAVGYINGHGDMDTCIVIRSAFVKNNKAYIQAGAGVVYDSVAQAEADETRQKAQAVIKAVQIANAAKQSSSLANKNSSHASQSKEA, from the coding sequence ATGAGCAAACATACGACACCGATTGAACAAGCGAAACATGGACAAGTTTTTACCACTGTTAGCAGTGCCGACTACGTGCAAGATCCATTAGCTCTGTTTAAGCAACTAACCGCAGAGCAAAGTAACTGTTTGTTATTAGAATCGGCTGAAATCATCGATAAAAAGGCATTAAAGAGTTTATTACTAATTGATAGCGCTTTAAAAATCATTTGTGATCAGCAGTCAGTGAGGCTCACGGCTCTTTCAAATAATGGCGAAGCGGTTATTACTTACCTACAACAAGTTTTTAGCGAGCAACAATATCAAAATCTAGTCGTCATTGAAGAGTCTAGCTCTAGCAAGCTAATCATTAAATTCATAAAAAATGATGTTCAGCAAGATGAGCTTTCACGTTTACTCAGTGTCAACCCGATGCAAGTGCTTAGAGAATTACAACATATGGAAAGCGATAGTGATCATCCCTTCTCTATTTTTGTTGGTGGTACCTTTGCCTTTGATTTAATTGAGCTGGCCGAGCAATTGCCTAGCGTAGATAACAGTGAAAATAGTTGCTCTGATTATGTCTACTACTTAGCAGAAACGTTAGTGATCATTGACCATCAGCAGCAGCAAACGCAATTAATTGCTAATACCTTTGGCGGCAACAATTCGAGTAGTAACCAACAGCGACTAAATCAACGTTTAGTTGCCTTGCAAGAGCAATGCAAAAACGTAGTGCCAATGTCTGCAGTAAATCTATCGCAACAAAGCGAGCAAGCTGTCAACGTTAACATTAGTGATGACGAGTTCTGCCAGCAAGTTGAAACACTCAAACATCATATTAGAGCAGGTGATATTTTTCAGGTTGTCCCTTCAAGAACATTTAGTCTCGATTGCAATAATGCCATCAATGCTTATCAAGTGTTAAAACAGACAAACCCAAGCCCTTATATGTTTTTCGTCAAAGATGAAAACTTCGCTTTATTTGGCGCCTCTCCAGAGTCGGCACTGAAATACACCGAAGAAAGTCGCCAAGTCGAGCTTTATCCTATCGCCGGCACACGTCCGCGAGGATTTCGCAGTGATGGCAGTTACAGCGCCGATTTGGATGGCCGAATTGAACTTGAATTGCGTAATGATGAAAAAGAAAAAGCGGAGCACTTAATGCTCGTTGATTTAGCACGTAACGATATTGCCAGAGTCAGTAAAGGCGGAACACGTTATGTCGCCGAACTTCTTAAAGTAGACCGCTATTCTCACGTAATGCATTTAGTTTCTCGAGTTGTTGGTACCCTTAGCGAAAAACTTGATGCGCTGCACGCCTATCAAGCGTGTATGAACATGGGCACCCTTTCCGGCGCTCCAAAAGTAAAAGCAACGTCACTAATCCGCTCTATCGAAGGCAAACGCCGTGGCAGCTATGGCGGCGCGGTTGGTTATATAAATGGTCACGGCGATATGGATACTTGTATTGTTATTCGCAGTGCTTTTGTTAAAAACAATAAAGCCTATATTCAAGCAGGTGCTGGTGTGGTTTATGATTCAGTGGCGCAAGCCGAAGCCGATGAGACCAGGCAAAAAGCACAAGCGGTAATAAAAGCAGTGCAAATAGCAAATGCTGCTAAGCAATCCTCTTCTTTAGCTAATAAAAATTCTAGCCATGCTAGTCAAAGTAAGGAAGCGTAA
- a CDS encoding aminodeoxychorismate/anthranilate synthase component II, which yields MTKLYMLDNLDSFTYNLVDEFKTLGFEPIIYRNTVDAEFIYNKMCAHSEPVILVLSPGPGDPKGAGSLMDLLALCTGKFPILGICLGHQAIVEHYGGKVERAGEIVHGKASNVEHNGIGPFAGLPSPLPVARYHSLIGTDMPDSLETIAQYNDLPMAILNANDKVLGFQFHPESLLTSKGSVLITQSFDYLLATNSMNDESTMSQVSQSASSNSKTRNA from the coding sequence ATGACTAAATTATATATGCTCGACAACCTAGACTCGTTCACATACAACTTAGTTGATGAATTTAAAACCTTAGGGTTTGAGCCAATAATCTATCGTAATACTGTCGATGCTGAATTTATTTACAATAAGATGTGCGCACATTCAGAGCCAGTGATCTTAGTATTATCACCAGGTCCTGGCGATCCAAAAGGCGCAGGAAGCTTAATGGATTTACTTGCACTTTGTACGGGTAAATTCCCAATTCTTGGTATTTGCTTAGGACACCAAGCGATTGTTGAACACTATGGTGGAAAAGTAGAGCGCGCAGGTGAAATTGTTCATGGTAAAGCTTCTAATGTAGAACATAATGGTATTGGACCATTTGCCGGTCTACCGTCACCATTGCCAGTTGCACGATACCATTCGTTAATTGGTACTGATATGCCCGATAGTTTAGAAACCATCGCGCAGTACAATGATTTGCCAATGGCGATTTTGAATGCAAACGACAAAGTACTCGGCTTTCAATTTCACCCAGAGTCTTTGCTGACTTCTAAAGGTAGCGTGTTGATAACACAAAGTTTCGATTATTTATTAGCGACAAATTCAATGAACGATGAATCAACAATGAGTCAAGTAAGTCAAAGCGCTAGTAGTAACAGCAAAACAAGGAATGCTTAA
- the trpD gene encoding anthranilate phosphoribosyltransferase, translating to MSDILQQLIDGKDLSQQQAEAFFTEVVNGNVEPALMASVLTALKIKGETATEIAGAAIAIRAAATPFPENDLRLVDCVGTGGDGHSTINISTTAAIVAGACGLNVAKHGNRSVSSQSGSADLLESFGVNLTLSPEKALESIKTSGCSFLFAPNYHSGFRHAAPVRAAMGVRTLFNILGPLVNPASPKVMLLGVYTPELLKPMAKALQLTGVERAWVVHGSGLDEVAIHGETQVIEIDGDQLIEKSVIPSDFGLETHTLESIKGGLPADNARYSMAVLSGNGEQAHIDAVIINAAALIYLAGKSDNLRGAASIVKDTLKQGSAVKTLQSMIEVSNV from the coding sequence ATGAGTGATATTTTACAACAGTTAATTGATGGCAAAGACTTAAGTCAACAGCAAGCCGAAGCGTTTTTCACTGAAGTGGTAAACGGCAATGTTGAGCCTGCACTGATGGCAAGTGTGTTGACTGCGTTAAAAATTAAAGGTGAAACAGCAACTGAAATCGCCGGTGCGGCAATTGCAATCCGAGCCGCTGCAACGCCGTTTCCAGAAAATGACCTTCGTCTTGTTGATTGCGTCGGTACGGGAGGTGATGGTCATAGCACCATTAATATATCTACCACAGCAGCAATTGTTGCCGGTGCTTGCGGCCTCAACGTTGCAAAACATGGTAACCGCAGCGTTTCAAGTCAATCTGGATCAGCGGATTTATTAGAAAGCTTTGGTGTTAACTTAACTCTTTCACCAGAAAAAGCTCTCGAATCGATAAAAACTAGTGGTTGCAGCTTTCTTTTTGCACCAAATTACCACTCCGGCTTTAGACATGCCGCCCCTGTTCGCGCAGCAATGGGCGTTAGAACTTTATTTAATATACTTGGTCCATTGGTAAATCCGGCAAGTCCAAAAGTAATGCTATTAGGTGTCTACACACCAGAATTACTTAAACCTATGGCAAAAGCATTACAACTAACTGGTGTTGAGCGTGCTTGGGTGGTTCACGGCAGTGGCCTCGATGAAGTGGCCATTCATGGTGAAACCCAAGTTATCGAAATTGATGGCGACCAACTCATCGAAAAATCGGTAATACCAAGTGACTTTGGTTTAGAAACGCACACTTTAGAATCGATTAAAGGTGGATTACCCGCTGACAACGCACGTTATTCAATGGCTGTACTCAGTGGCAATGGCGAACAAGCTCATATTGATGCTGTTATCATTAACGCTGCCGCACTAATTTACCTTGCTGGTAAATCAGACAACTTGCGCGGCGCTGCAAGTATCGTAAAAGACACATTAAAACAAGGCTCTGCCGTTAAAACATTACAAAGCATGATAGAGGTCAGCAATGTCTGA